Proteins encoded in a region of the Zea mays cultivar B73 chromosome 4, Zm-B73-REFERENCE-NAM-5.0, whole genome shotgun sequence genome:
- the LOC103654734 gene encoding uncharacterized protein: MDNKSVATARGVKVTYIETQFVTSDAAGFKDLVQRLTGRSATPPVPHRPRPCRRDYDYGRRGTAAAGADAGQGYRYAVAQTRPPAVITSRTPSYLHEDGMGGLLHDIDMCDFSDFFYVGASHRSDGGGFPY; encoded by the coding sequence atGGACAACAAGAGCGTCGCCACCGCCCGCGGCGTCAAGGTGACCTACATCGAGACGCAGTTCGTCACCTCCGACGCCGCCGGCTTCAAGGACCTCGTGCAGCGGCTCACCGGGAGGTCCGCTACTCCGCCGGTGCCGCACAGGCCGCGCCCGTGCCGACGAGACTACGACTACGGCCGCCGGGGCACGGCCGCCGCCGGAGCTGATGCTGGGCAAGGCTACCGTTACGCGGTGGCGCAGACGCGCCCGCCGGCCGTTATTACCAGCCGCACGCCATCGTACCTGCACGAGGACGGTATGGGCGGCCTGCTGCACGACATCGACATGTGCGACTTCTCCGACTTCTTCTACGTCGGTGCCAGCCATCGGAGCGACGGCGGCGGTTTCCCATATTGA